The nucleotide sequence ACTCCGAGCTTTACCCTGCTTACCTGGCGCGTGCCGAAACAGCTACACGGCTAGCTCAATGGGATGAAGCTGAAAGCGACTTATCCGTACTTAGTAGAATTTACAGTGATTCCACACAATATTACCTAATTAGGGGCAATATGCTGGTTGGGAAAAACAAAGAGTCCGCTGCTCTGGCCGAATATGATCGAGCACTGGCTTTAGATCCATCCAATGTAGAGGCCTATGTAAACCGGGGAGCCGTATATTTTGCCCAACGAGACTACTCTATGGCATCGAATGATTTTGAGCAGTCGCTCCTACTTAATCCCGGCCAACCAGAAGCACTCAATAATCTGGGCCTACTTGCCTCACGCAACGGCCAATGGAACCGAGCCTTGAGTTATTTTGACCGGGCTCTCCGTGTGAATGCCGTTGATCCTCTGAGTTTAAATAATAAAGGCTTTGTGCTTTTACAAACAGGGGAGCTCGCAAAAGGCGCCGAACTAATTAACCGCTCACTTAACAACATGCCCGACAATGGCTATGCACTTAGGAATCTCGGCCTTTATTTTTTAAAAAAACATGATTATATAAAAGCCAATGAAGCTTTTGAAAAAGCGCTGGCTTTGGATCAACTCGTCGAATCACTGCACGGGTACGCTGGTGAATCCTACAAGTTGAGTGGTGATCTTAATAAAGCCTGTACCATTTGGAAAACAGGTACCATGCTCCGGGACAGTCTCTCCCTCGCAAACTATGAGCAATATTGCAAATAAAGACCCTTACTTCTCTATTCGTACTGATTGTTTCAATTGTCTGAACACTTCGGCATTTATTACAGGATCCGTTCTTATTTCAAGTAAGGCAGGTTTCTCTGCCTCCACGAATACCGTCCATACAGACTGTAATTCAACCATTTCTTCAACTGCCCAATAGAGCATCGACGAATCTTGAGCGGTACGTACGGCCGTGTAGGCATGCCGTGTTTCGAAATACTCTTCTAGTTCGGGCTGGGATGCCGGCCCCTCAATCATTCTGAATATCGTTCCCCCTGAATTGTTCAATAAAACAATTTTAAGATTAGGGGGCAGATTGGAAATTAACAAACCATTTCGATCGTAGAAGAATGCCACATCCCCCACTAATAAATACACTGGTAAAGTGGTGAGTAATGATGACCCGATGGCTGTACTCACACAGCCATCGATCCCGCTTGTTCCCCGGTTGGCATATACTATGATGTCATTACGATCCATCCCCATAATCGATGCATAGCGAATGGGCATGCTATTCGCTACATGTAACTGTGCAGGATATGGCATGTTTTTTAGTAAAAAATATACCGCAGAAAGATCATTGAACGATGTAAGATCATCTAAAAAGCGGAATTTTGTGCGTGCTATATACCTCTCGGCACGTACCCATTCTGCCAGGTATTCTTCATCCTGCCCTCC is from Salmonirosea aquatica and encodes:
- a CDS encoding tetratricopeptide repeat protein, which translates into the protein MKFRYFICLIACLAWILPSCQSVDKDDADLFFLKGNAQLTHKNYEEAIRYYNEAIAKYPDFADAYLNKGLAYLHLGQLKEASQSFSSAIDQDSELYPAYLARAETATRLAQWDEAESDLSVLSRIYSDSTQYYLIRGNMLVGKNKESAALAEYDRALALDPSNVEAYVNRGAVYFAQRDYSMASNDFEQSLLLNPGQPEALNNLGLLASRNGQWNRALSYFDRALRVNAVDPLSLNNKGFVLLQTGELAKGAELINRSLNNMPDNGYALRNLGLYFLKKHDYIKANEAFEKALALDQLVESLHGYAGESYKLSGDLNKACTIWKTGTMLRDSLSLANYEQYCK